The Oncorhynchus nerka isolate Pitt River linkage group LG15, Oner_Uvic_2.0, whole genome shotgun sequence genome contains the following window.
agcttcaatgcaacttggcatagattctacaagcgTCTGCAACTCCATTGGAGGAATGCAACACCATTCTTCAATGATAAATAACATTTTGGGTGTTTCGTTGATGGCGGTGGAAAAtctcaggcgccgctccagaatctcccgttTGTGTTcaactgggttgagatctggtgacagacATGGCATATGGTTGacattttcatgctcatcaaaccattcagtgaccactcgtgtcCTGTGGGGGCTAGTGCCCTCATATGGGGGGCATAGCCgtggtagccaaaataattggCCAACCCAGCTAAGTATGATGGGATGTTGATtgtttaattaactcaggaaccacacttgtgtggaagcacctgctttaaTATACTTTGcaaccctcatttactcaagtgtttccattattttggcagttacctgtagattTTCATACATTTCTGGCATAGTGGCTGTTTGAATGCCAAATTGACAATTGTAGCTGGGCCTAATGGTTTAGGATAGCCAAAGTGGCTCAATATATATGACTACTGAACCCAGGAACTACCTCCTCATTCACATGATATCATCGGCAAGATGTGCAACATTGACAGCCTGAAAAGCAAAGCGTTTAAAAAGAGGTGGGGACAGGGGTGAAGTGAAGCGATGGGTGCCCAGGAGAAATGGTGGCAGCAGGGAGATGGTGGGAGGGCGGGGCATTGGCTGGGGGGGAGTTAAAGCAGAGAGCAAATCTAGCAATCCATTTCATTAACCTTTTCAAAATGCGACTTCCCAAACAAAATATGCTgatagtattttttttttttggggggtgcaaAAGTTGTGCAATAAAAGCGGCTTCCTGTATATGCAGTAACTACCAACGATAGTCTtgtgaaataaaaacaaataaaagCTTGTGAGTAACCAACCATTTCCTTCAGTCCCTGTGGGAGCTGGTGAGTAAGTGAAACATGCAAGACAAGACCTTTCAACCATGCATCAGTACATAGACAGCAGCGCCACGTGAACCTGGACTGAGTCTGAAATGCCACCATATTgcatatatatatagtgcactacttttgaccagggcccgtgcATTatttagagaatagggtgccatttcggaccaAGCCCTCAAACCAAAGCCAATGAGTGTCAGTCAGTGACATGCAAACAAGGCGTCCCAAGGGTAAAGTAGTTAAACAGTGCGGTTGAAAATGGTGTACGGTGAACATGCACTTGTAGATATAACAGAGATATCTCAAACAATGCAGAGGCCAGGCAGAACGGTAACGAaaaggcaaaaaacacacattactCGAAGAAAAGAAACACTGGTGGGTGTCCTCTACTGTTTGGATGATGGGGAACCTTCTGGATGTTGTTTCTCAGTttgtctggtggaggaggaggaatccAGCGGACCAGGGAGGGGCACCGGGGGGTTCACAGTAcaggagggggaggagcagctgaggggtgggaggagcagctgaggggtgggaGGAGCAGCTGAGGGGTGAGAGTTTAACATCCTCCATAATGTCTCTGTTGAGCCCTATTCTGGATGGTGGGAGTAGTGTATGTGAGGATGTAGGTATGAATGCTTCCTTGCTGGGAGACCATATGTGTTTTGAATCCATATGCCCCACAggtatataatgtctcccacatAAGGTTGACACAACCTTGACTCCCATGTTATAGGACTGAATAATCGCTGATAAGTACCATGTGTGCCATCCAACTCCCCAATCCCCACTTGAATAAAACTGTCCGGGAGAGAGGAGTCATGTTAAATATCTCATCTTTATTTAAAGCTTGGTAATGGTAAATACTCAAAAAGGACAAAATGTaagaacgggggggggggggggcagtctaaCCTTAAAGTgcaggagggaagggggagtgcTCGGGGGACGAGGACAGATGTCTGTTTCTTAATGATGGGGAACAGCAAGACAATACAAATCAACATTCACCAGCATTTTCTTGTTCAGTAAAAAGGGTCGGATAAATACATAGTTTAACATTTCATTCCACATTTTCTCTTGTTATGTTGCTTCTTGGTTTTTTTCTTAAGAGCTGCTTCACAACAGCCCAGTCAATCCAAATCAAACCATGCCAGTTCATGTTAATTAAAAAGTGAAGAAAACACACATTCTAATAGTAGTAGCTATTGCACATACAGGAGTTAAGCCATATACTCATAAGGTAATATCATACGAGGGAAGTGGCACTGCTGTATTTAAAGTCTTTATTTCTTCCCTTACCTATTTTTACATTTGGATCACATCCACCCCAGTTGGAGAGGTTTGGGACAAACAATGATGATGACTAACACAGCAAAGAGGGTTCTGGGGAGGGGTGAAAGGTgtgtttgtgggggggggggggggggggcgtaaaGCTGCGTTACTGGGTATGTAGGGAAGTGTGGGGGGGACTATACGTTACCTGTGAGAGAGTTCTCAGTGTTTTCACAGATAGTGGAGTAGTAGGGCGGTTGGGTGACACGGGGGCCCTCCCCGAGCTGCTGGGGGGCCGCAAACAGCGTGGGGTCCAGGAGTTTCAGATCCCCCGTGTCCCCCAGCTCTGCCTCAAGTGTCCCACACAACATATACTGCTGCTCCTCTGGGTTGGAGACGAGGAGGGAGTCTGCCGAGGCAGCCTGTTGCTGGGACGGTGGcagggtcagttcctggatgAGTGACGGGTCCTTGGCCTCCTCAGGCAGCTCCTCCAGAGAGAAGATGCCGGGGCTCTTGGCGCAGCTCTCAGCCGTGGAGTGGGTATTGGAGTTGGACGCAGTCATGTCGTAGGCGTAGGATGCCGCCGAGTTGGCAGACTGGGGGGTGTCTCCACCCTCTTCTGCACCGCcgctggtctcctccccttcctccaggGCAGACAGGCAGCGCTGGGCGCCGGGCTTGCTGTCGCTGTGGATGTCCTGGCCCAGCTGGGACTCGCCCTCCGTGTCGCTGGCCTCATCCTCTGTGGTGGAGGACGAGGGGTTGGACGTAGGTGCTGTGGGGTCCCCTGGGACTTCGTCGGCTGGCAGGGTCTCTGCCTCTTCCCCCTCgccgtcctctctctccaggtggattCCCAGGTCCTGGTTCTCCAATTCAGGATGAAGGGAGAGCACGGCGGCAGGCAGGGTGTGGAGTTTCCCCCCCTCAGAGCGGGACTCCACCCCGGAGCTGCTGTTGTAGTCACAGAGCTCCTCTGCGGTGCTGGTCTCGCTGCTGCTGTGGACAGCCAGCTCCGTAGGGCTTAGGGTGCTGGAGTGTGACATGCCGCGTCCAGAGGCAGCTATGAGGGACAGGGACTGCAACGGGGCTAGGGTCTCTCTTTCAAGTGGAGATGCAGGGGCAGGCTGGTGTGAGGGATCATGCAGGGCTGGAACAAATGGTGTGGCAGTCAGCTGCAGCCAGGGCTGAGTGGAGTACAGGGTGGGTGTCTTCTTATCAGCCTGCCAGGGGTCTGAAGAGGGGCTGGTAGGGGTCTGCAGGGGGGCGGCTGAGGCAGCCTGGGGGTGCGGCTGGGCCCAGGGGTCACAAAAGGAGCTGGGGTTGGGTTGGTCCCACTGGGCGGCCAGGGCAGAGGGCAGGAGTGGGGCAGGCGGGGCTCGGTTCAGGTTGTCCAGTCTCTCATCCTCTGCAAAGTCATCCTCATCTGCATTCCCGTAGCTCTCCAGCCCGCTCTCAGTCACCCCCTCACTAGCCATCTccacatcatcatcctcatcctcgTCATGCCTCACTCTTCTTGGGTCATCCGCCCGTTCCGAACCCACCTCCATGTCGCACACCCGGTCTCCGTCTTCATCGTAGTCATCAAAATCATTGGTCGGTATGTCGGACACCTTCTCAAAGTCAGGCGAGCCGGCCGAGGCAGACATGCCCTCCATGTCGATGGCACCCTTCAGACTGGCGTCTCCTAGGTCATCCATGCTCTCCGTGCCCTCCAGGACGCCCGGAGCGCTCAGCTCCGACACCCCCTGCTGGCTACAGCTCACCTCCTCAGAGTCCAGCTCCGATATCAGGGCACCGCCTGCACGCCACCCCGAGCCCGCAGGGCCGGCTGAACCAGGCCTGGACTCTTCTGTGGGCTGGGTGCCACTCATTTCTGACACGGACACCTGCTggctgccctccctctcctcatcctcttcttcaTCCATGTTGAGCTGGGCTTTCTCGGAGGCATCCGGAGGGCTGGGTGTAGCCCTAGCAACTGCTGTGGGGATGTCCTGGGGTAAGGTCTGGTCTGGTGCTGGCTGTGTCGGGGCTGCTGGGACTGTCTCTGGTCGTTCAGACATCTCATCCCTGGCAACAGTGACTAGTGAGCCCTGTGGTGGTGCAGGAGCCAGCCTGAGTGGGCTCTGTGGTGGAGATGGAGAAGTAGTATCCTGAGGAGTTGGGGCTGAAACCTCTTCTCTGGGCTCCAGGGCCACTGCTGGTGAAAACGCAGACACTGGTGCTGGGACTTCTGAAGCGGCCACTTCTGGCTCTGCTGCTGCAACTGTTGCCACAGCAGCTGCTGCAGCTGCCACTCCTGCAGCTGCAGACTTGGGAGCTCCAGGTCTGGCAGTGAAGGGCAGGACAGACTGGGTTGGTTTGGAGGCTTGTTTGACCAACTGGGGGCGGTGCTGCCCACAGGCTTGTTGCTGGGGGAGGCAGGGGGGGTCTTGCCCTGGGGCTGTCGGGTGGCAGGGGGCCTTGTGGTGGGAGGGGCTTTACGTGTGGGCAGGGGCTTGGGGTCCTGTGCTATAGGGCGGGCTGGCTTGGGGTCTGTCGCCTTGGTGGGATGGGCCCTTTTGGAGGCGGGCTCGGGTCTGGAGGCTGCATTCGCTTTAGGGGGGTCAGGTTTGGTCGTTTTGTTAGTGGCGGATGTTGCCGGCTTTCTGGCTGCGGCAGTGGTTGCTGGTCTGCTGACATCTGTAAATGAACAGGAATAATTTAAACACTCATATCTCTTCAACTAAAAATATAAAATGGTACCTTCGCAAGTTGATTTTGAGATACATACAGGTGATGCTCAAGACCAATCCTAATAGAATCAAGTGGGTTACATTCATGGTACAAAACAACTTGTAAGGCATGTGCACCTTTCTTGGCAGGGCCTGTAGGTTTGGGTGCCTGCACTGTGGTAGTCCTGCCAGTAGAGGGGGCTGTGGTGCCGACTCTGGAAGCTGCAGGTCTGCTGTAGCCGGCAGTGGCTGGCTTGGATGTGCCCATCAACAGGCCAGTGTGACCAGTGGCAGGCCTGGGGAAGAAAACATTTGATTTAAACCAGGTAGGTTATGGAGAACACATTCATGTCACAATAACCTGACCAAGAGGGCACAatgatgggctcccgagtggcgcagcggtctaaggaactgcatctcagtgctagaggagtcactacagaccctgattcgattccaggctgtttcacaaccggctgtgattggaagTACCATAGgtcagcgcacaattggcccagcgtcgcgtTTGGTcagggtaggccttcattgtaagtaagattttattcttaaccaacttgccttgttaaatgaaggtcaaataaatgttttaattAAAATGATAAAATAACACCGACAGAGGGCTGGCTCGCTTCTAGCTcctaggaaactttgcagtatttagtttattttatgtattattttttacattgttagcccagaaaaatGTGtcttacatacagccgggaagaactattggatatcagaggtGGTAACTCACCAACACCACcagcattatgaccaggaatacgacttcccTGAAGCGGAACCTTTGTTCACACCCCCAAGGGCAATTGAaatgattccagaggctgacccaaaacgaCATTGGCAGAGGAGAGGTACTCGAAGCGGTCTTCTAGTCTGACTTAGGAGGCACGCACACCACCCACCTCTTCCGAGTGTATTACtagctaatgttcagtctctggataataaagttgatgagctcagggcgaggctttctttccagagagacatcagggactaaCATGGCCCCttgaactgagaacccaactggctggaCAGACTCTACACTGTATGACGGAATGTCCTACTACACTGATGTTTGCACAATTAACACAGATACTTGAAGAAGGTCGGGGGAGTATGTGTcatgattaatgactcatggtgtaattgtgataacatacaggaactcaggttcttttgttcacccgacctagaacacctcaatcaatcaaatgccgactgtattatctcccaagataaATTTCTTCGGTTGAGTCAcggccgtgtatatccccccctcAAGCTGATACCACGACAGCCCTCAAAAGAACTTCAGATGGACTTTATGCAaattggaaaccacatatcctgaggctgcatttattgaagCTGGGATATTAATGCAAATTTTAGGAAAAGTCTGCAGAAGTTCTATGAATATATAGACTGTAGTATTTGCGCTGCTAAAAAAACTCAACCACAGTTACTCCAACATCcaggatgcctacaaggccctccttttggcaaatctgaccacgactccattttgcgcctcccttcctataggcagaaactcaaacaggaagtatcggtgctaaggactattcttcaacgctggtctgaccaatcggaacccgcgcttcaagattgcttcgatcacgcagactgggatatgttccaggtagcTTCCGAGAATAATAGACAAATATACAGTGACTgggtttatcaggaagtgtataggagatgttgtacccactgtgactattaaaaacctaccctaaccagaaacagtggatagatggcagcattcgcacaaaactgaaagtgcaaactgctgcatttaaccatggcaaggtgacttgaaatatggcagaatacaaacagtgtagttattcccgcCGCAAGGCAaacaaacaggcaaaatgtcagtatagagaaaatggagtcgcaattcaatggctcagggtatgtggcagggtctacagacaaatcacggactacaaaaggaaaacctgtCACGTCGCGGACAcccgacgtcttgctcccggacaagctaaacacctttgtTCGCTTTGAGGagaacacagtgccaccgacgagGCCCACTACCAAGGACTGCAGGCTCTCCTTCTCGATGGTCGACGTGAGTAAGACGTTTAAGCGCGTTAACCCTCGCaaagctgccggcccagacggtatctctagccgcgtcctcagagcatgtgcagaccagctggctggtgtgtttttacggacatattcaatcgctctctatcccagtctgctgtccccacatgcttcaagatggccaccatggTTCCTGTACCCAAGGTAACTGAACCAAATGACTATCGCCTCGTAGCGCTCActttgtcatcatgaagtgctttgactaATCAAGGATCATATCATTTCCATCTTACCCCACatccataccgccccaacagatccatggaTAAAGCAATCATTGTCGCActgtcctatcccatctggacgtttgtggccctgggtctgaaccaagccctgtgcaactgggtcctggatatCGTGACAGGTCGACCCCAGGTGGTGATACCACCTCCACTACCTTGTTCCACAaacgggggccccacaagtgtgcgtgctcagccccctcctgtactcccttgttcacccatgactgcgtggccacacacacaccatcaagtTTGCAAACAGTGGTAAGCCTGATTACCAACAGCGATGAGTCTACAGTGAGAttagggccctggcggagtggtgtcaggaaaataacctctccctcaacaaaaTGAAGGGCCGCAGTGGATGGTGAAAATCTTAAAGTTCCTCTGTGTGtacatcactgacaacctgaaatggtccagCCACACAGATAGTGCTGAAGAAGGCACAatagaaatttggcttggcccctaagaccctcacgaACATCTGATACACCATTGAGAGTATCATTGcccggtacggcaactgcaccgtccgcaactgcagggctctccagagggttgtaGGATccgcccaacgcatcaccgggggcacactgcctaccctccaggacatctacagcacctgatgtcacatgGAGGCCAAGATAACATTAAGGACCTCAGCCACACGatccacagcctgttcaccccgctagcATCTAGAAGGCAGAGACAGTACAGGTACCTCAAAGCAATAATATTTTAATagtttaaaaaactaacaatacACTAATAACtaatctccaggccatcagaattaactgactgactgtagttgatttaacaagtgacatcaataggggataatacactgctcaaaaaaataaaagggaacactaaaataacacatcctagatctgaacgaatgaaatattcttattaaatacttttctttacatagttgaatgtgttgacaacaaaatcataccaaaattatcaatggaaatcaaatttatcaacccatggaggtctggatttggagtcacactcataattaaagtggaaaactacACAACCAACtttaatgtaatgtccttaaaacaagtcaaaatgaggctccgtagtgtgtgtggcctccacgtgcctgtatgacctccctacaacgcctgggcatgctcctgatgaggtggcagatggtctcctgagggatctcctcccagacctggactaaagcatccgccaactcctggacagtctgtggtgcaacgtggtgcaacatgatgtcccagatgtgctcaattggattcaggtctccGGAAcgagcgggccagtccatagcatcaatgccttcctcttgaaggaactgctgacacactccagccacatgaggtctagcattgtcttgcattaggaggaacccagggccaaccgcaccagcatatggtctcacaaggggtctgaggatctcatctcggtacctaatggcagtcaggctacctctggcgagcacatggaaatgccaccccacaccatgactgacccaccgccaaaccggtcatgctggaggatgttgcaggcagcagaacgttctccacggcgtctccagactctgtcacgtctgtcacgtgctcagtgtgaacctgctttcatctgtgaagagcacagggcgccagtggtgaatttgccaatcttggtgttctctggcaaatgccaaacgtcctgcacggtgttgggctgtaagcacaaccaccacctgtggacgtcgggccctcataccaccctcatggagtctgtttctgaccgtttgaggaGACACATGCACTTGTGGCCTGCTGgatgtcattttgcagggctctggcagtgctcctgctgctcctccttgcacaaaggcggaggtagcggtcctgctgctgggttgttgccctcctacggcctcctccacgtctcctgatttactggcctgtctcctggtagcgcctccatgctctggacactacgctgacagacacagcaaaccttcttgccacagctcgcattgatgtgtcatcctggatgagctgcactacctgagccacgtgtgtgggttgtagactcagtctcatgctaccactagagtgaaagcactgccagcattcaaaagtgaccaaaacatcagccaggaagcataggaactgagaagtggtctgtggtcgccacctgcagaaccactcccttattgggggtgtcttgctaattgcctataatgtccacctgttgtctattacatttgcacaacagcatgtgaaatatattgtcaatcagtgttgcttcctaagtggacagtttgatttcacagaagtgtgattgacttggagttacattgtgttgtttaagtgttccctttatttttttgagcagtgtagctttcacctggtcagtctcatggaaagagcaggtgttcctaatgtttggtgtaTAACTTTGGTTCAGTACCATTTGATCAGCTGCCTAATGTAGGCTAATAGGCTTGGGACTTTTCTATGATAAATTAACTCTAAACAATCAGTAGTAGTTATTCACCTGCTCAGTGCTCCCCACACAGTAAGCTCGAAGAGTCAAGGGCCGTCCTGCACTACATAAAAGCAATTTCAAGAGGTAACAGAAAAACATTCACTGTCTGCCTGTAACGCATCGCTTAGTCATTTTCTAATCCCAGCCTAGTGGGGGAAGAGGAAAGGATGGAGTGGGAAAGCGTGATTGTGGAAAACGAACAGGATGTGGGTGAGGGTCGCACTCACTGAGGGTTGAGAGTAGTACTACTccaaggacagagaggagactaatCGATGGGCTATTAAGCACCCAGGCAAATGTTAGGGGGTTAGAGGCAGCGGACATGAGCCCCTGATCCATTAAACACTCCCTCTTCTTAACAGTGGAACACCACCTTCCCAAGACTCATGGGTCGTGTTCAGTAGGTACAAAACTGAACAGTAGGCAATATACTTGTCTAAATGAACTTGTCTAATAAAACACATTTTCCTTTTGTTGCAAAACCTTTTCCATTGCGAACTTGTAATGAACATACCCTGGGCAATACTTAATCTCTTGCCCTCTTCCTTTatccctctagtctactgtttgacCTCCTGACCACCTGAAGAGCCAAGTGGTCTTGTTGTGGCAGGTGACTGTATAGCCATATGCTTAATCAGCCCCTAACAGATTCGAGGTCAGTTTCGAAATTACCCCTCTCCTGGCTGAGGTTATGGATTTGGCGGGGGTAAGCCGATCGTAGATCTGCCATTCGTTCACTTTAAAAACAGGTGCCAGACAGCTGTGGAAAAGCCACAGGATCCAGACGCGACCTTTTCCAGAGCAAGGCAGTGCCCATCCCCCTGCATACTGCTGAGTGGACAGAATGTCAAGTGTGCGTGTTTGTATGCCCTAGTGCCCTTGCATTCATGAGCACACTTGACCGATGATCCTTAGGCTATGCAACAGCGGAGCAGGGAATAGTAACATCTACAGATGTTACCCAAGCATAGACAAACATCTATGcttgggtgcgtgtgtgtgataCTGGTGTGTGCAATCTACATGTACAGACTGGTGTGAGGCGTTTACATTGACAGGCTTGTGCAATGAGTTGTAGCCCGTGCTCCAAAGCGCTACAGTAACCTACATTCAAAACAGTTGCTTAAGAACCAGGTGTAATGAAACAAGGGCAGCACTGTATTTGTGCAAAATCGATGCTTTGCATATCGTTTCTATAGAACAGATTCATACGTACACAGCATCTAAAACAAAAAGGGAAACGTCAGAGGAGCTGACCGCTTTGTGACATTGTTGCGATTCAGTCAATTACACCAATATCCGTCATGCTGTTCTACTGTTCTTCTGATTGGTTCGCCATGGTTTGGACACAGCCGACAACATAGATTAACTCACAATGACAAACTTAGGGAAGTGGTCCGGCCGTACATGCCTGGCCACACAAACGCCTCTCCCACAGCGACTCAGCCCAATAATGGCCATTTGTTTCCATTTGTTAGCAGGATCAAAACAAAGGCTGCGGAGACTCGAAGGCCTTCAGGTTTCgctatcattatactgtaataGGGTGCATCGATGGGACAGAGGGAGCAGGGCCTTGATTGCATGGTAAAGAGCAGCGAAACATGAAAGCGGGCATGCTGTACCTTCAGATGACATGGGGGAATTAGTTGAAGACAAGCGGGGTGAGCCGTGTTAGACGAGACGGCATTAAacggagggaggaaaggaagaaaaTAAGAGGTTGAGGGGGAAAGAAAATGACAAACTAAGGCACGCAGTGATGAAATGAGCGACAGAATGAACAACACGATGGAAGAAAGAGGGACAGAATGGACAGATGACTAAAAGCACATGGAAGCAGATTGCCTTCCTATCTGGGTGAGTTCCACGTAGGGAACGCAAAACGACAGGAGCACTGAATTAAGGCAGGGGAATGGAGAGCGAGATACTTCTTCtgaaaggaaggagggagagatggaagggaggggaggccAGTCATCTGGGCGTACAGCGttaaccct
Protein-coding sequences here:
- the prr36a gene encoding uncharacterized protein prr36a — translated: MSERPETVPAAPTQPAPDQTLPQDIPTAVARATPSPPDASEKAQLNMDEEEDEEREGSQQVSVSEMSGTQPTEESRPGSAGPAGSGWRAGGALISELDSEEVSCSQQGVSELSAPGVLEGTESMDDLGDASLKGAIDMEGMSASAGSPDFEKVSDIPTNDFDDYDEDGDRVCDMEVGSERADDPRRVRHDEDEDDDVEMASEGVTESGLESYGNADEDDFAEDERLDNLNRAPPAPLLPSALAAQWDQPNPSSFCDPWAQPHPQAASAAPLQTPTSPSSDPWQADKKTPTLYSTQPWLQLTATPFVPALHDPSHQPAPASPLERETLAPLQSLSLIAASGRGMSHSSTLSPTELAVHSSSETSTAEELCDYNSSSGVESRSEGGKLHTLPAAVLSLHPELENQDLGIHLEREDGEGEEAETLPADEVPGDPTAPTSNPSSSTTEDEASDTEGESQLGQDIHSDSKPGAQRCLSALEEGEETSGGAEEGGDTPQSANSAASYAYDMTASNSNTHSTAESCAKSPGIFSLEELPEEAKDPSLIQELTLPPSQQQAASADSLLVSNPEEQQYMLCGTLEAELGDTGDLKLLDPTLFAAPQQLGEGPRVTQPPYYSTICENTENSLTGINALPQPHYRRDHHPNPHCDLLTPPRLTCADLPPRSPRLQASPQLRRLERHKQQLLELQQRREQQSKPKEENDEEARKKSEQEKEMKKKEAEEETLRREEVEQTQQIMQWQQELEEQTQQMSPQQQPQKGQATVLLSPSSGLHTIYEALESDEEGKDIEVNVQLEQREEAPLEKEVDSNRDRQEVLDEAGSNSTSSPSPDSPEQEESRDASPPPVSQECPPSLDLDWGKKVDIVQQLINQTLLLTGDGCSSLLLLPGGRGGTLSPLEASLWPNLLPPLTPPSATVTAVSSFSPEAPGQSPQGEWTVVELETHH
- the LOC115142604 gene encoding mucin-2-like, whose protein sequence is MKPDGVAMEPTEAVGAEPSTQGMATDEMPAQPAPSTSPTPPSQPEDTQNSTAQPENPTAPPVSKEVNGKAAAKPKAKTVGLAKQRPGTAGTKATAGPASGPSTSRPGTAPSHMANGLKSTASDLAKKAALDKKKTTTIAAGASASAAATKRYVGPAAASTVRTQTKVADRKAVGVPRSTSATRTAAMGPGTPTRRPPAAGPINGAGARPKTTASRLAASAAPKPSSTAVTAKPNRTTVSKTTRPATGHTGLLMGTSKPATAGYSRPAASRVGTTAPSTGRTTTVQAPKPTGPAKKDVSRPATTAAARKPATSATNKTTKPDPPKANAASRPEPASKRAHPTKATDPKPARPIAQDPKPLPTRKAPPTTRPPATRQPQGKTPPASPSNKPVGSTAPSWSNKPPNQPSLSCPSLPDLELPSLQLQEWQLQQLLWQQLQQQSQKWPLQKSQHQCLRFHQQWPWSPEKRFQPQLLRILLLHLHHRAHSGWLLHHHRAH